In the Carassius gibelio isolate Cgi1373 ecotype wild population from Czech Republic chromosome B24, carGib1.2-hapl.c, whole genome shotgun sequence genome, one interval contains:
- the LOC128013171 gene encoding brother of CDO: protein MSGILDWIPWERKRKIRVLCALGALLCCLQDSAGVRDDIPIFTEEPLSVVQKLGGSVTLRCSALPDHVNISWRLNGRELPTGGDEELGVLVRPGSLHIPSLTNLTVGRYQCVATISVGSCASVPANVTAAKLRDFEPDDQQEIEVDEGNTAVIECHLPESQPKAQVRYSVKQEWLETSKGNYLIMPSGNLQIANATRDDEGPYKCAAYNPVTQEVKTSTSTDRLRIRRSTSEAARIIYPPASRSIMVNKGQRLVLECVASGIPTPHVTWAKDGLDLRNHNNTRFLLSNLLIDAVSESDSGTYVCHADNGMGSASSARVLYDVQVFEPPQVRVELQQQDAAWGDTVRFSCQVRGKPAPTVVWLHNAQPLSPSTRHRMSSQVLRVLNVGPQDDGMYQCMAENGVGSSQAATRLLTVPTVPSQSGKLPLIRPLSPDKVLREQPPLKPVATSAMLPFDCSEIRVSLAEAPVILSQPRTGKADYYELTWKPRHDGGAPVLEYVIKYRKAGESPGEWTTNTIPGSQHKLTLTKLQPNSLYEVEMAAKNCAGLGQPAMMTFRTGKWRRGGPIGPQKTPVVQPRLLPPEAPDRPTVSMATETSAYVTWIPRGNRGFPIQSFQVEYKKLRKGSGEWEMAVDNIPPSRLSVEITGLEKGTSYKFRVLAVNVLGASSPSAPSKAYTVVGSGPSNRRPIDGPYITYNEAINETTIILKWTYTPVNNTPIYGFYIFYRPTDSDNDSDYKKDVVEGDQYWHSITDLQPETAYDIKMQCFNEGGESEFGNVVIMETKARPHQRTTPPETASSRPNHPGNPVPRPGDLPYLIVGVVLGAFVFIIVAFIPICLWRVWAKQKQTLDMRFPTLAATVSPCQYTMVPLQGLALGRPCPVVPHLTPAHTVYAPKGEYIPNGKHTTPHLPGRQEDAGCELECDALLPQKRPSPQPHIHNYCNGVPGCPEEGCCVPDDSHLQVLSLSDVTQPFQSPDSMQVHHSLTEAVQMEGELTADFSLLTTVDAGINRLLQDAEQQEVEATQNMKRLEEQGTHDLKDG from the exons ATGTCTGGGATATTGGACTGGATACCCTGGGAAAGAAAGCGGAAGATTCGAGTGCTGTGTGCCCTGGGTGCGCTGCTGTGCTGCCTGCAGGATAGTGCAGGTGTTAGAG ATGACATCCCAATTTTCACCGAGGAGCCTCTCTCTGTGGTACAGAAACTTGGGGGCAGCGTGACCCTGCGCTGCAGCGCCCTGCCCGACCATGTCAACATCAGCTGGCGTCTGAACGGCAGAGAGCTGCCGACTGGGGGCGATGAAGAGCTGGGAGTGCTGGTGCGGCCCGGTTCGCTCCACATCCCCTCCCTTACTAACCTCACCGTGGGCAGATACCAGTGTGTGGCCACCATCAGCGTTGGGTCCTGTGCTAGCGTTCCGGCCAATGTTACTGCAGCTA AACTGCGTGATTTTGAGCCAGATGACCAGCAGGAGATTGAGGTGGATGAAGGGAACACAGCAGTGATCGAGTGCCATCTGCCTGAGAGTCAACCCAAAGCTCAGGTCCgctacagtgtcaaacaggagtGGCTGGAGACGTCTAAAG GGAATTACTTGATCATGCCATCAGGAAACCTTCAGATAGCCAATGCTACACGGGATGATGAGGGTCCCTACAAATGTGCTGCTTACAACCCTGTCACCCAGGAAGTAAAAACCTCCACCTCTACCGATCGTCTTCGAATACGAC GTTCGACATCTGAGGCCGCACGAATCATCTATCCACCTGCATCTCGCTCCATTATGGTGAATAAAGGCCAGCGGCTCGTGCTTGAGTGTGTGGCCAGCGGCATTCCCACTCCACATGTCACATGGGCTAAGGATGGTCTGGACTTGCGAAATCATAACAACACCCGCTTCTTGCTTAGCAACTTGTTGATTGATGCTGTCAGCGAGAGCGACTCGGGCACCTACGTGTGTCACGCTGATAACGGCATGGGCTCTGCGAGTTCTGCTAGAGTGCTGTACGACGTGCAGGTGTTTG AGCCTCCCCAGGTGCGTGTGGAGCTGCAGCAGCAAGACGCGGCATGGGGTGACACGGTGCGTTTCAGCTGTCAGGTGAGGGGCAAGCCCGCACCCACTGTGGTGTGGCTCCACAACGCTCAGCCCCTGAGCCCATCAACACGGCATCGGATGTCCTCACAGGTGCTGCGTGTGCTCAACGTTGGGCCGCAGGACGATGGCATGTACCAGTGCATGGCGGAGAATGGTGTGGGCAGTTCACAGGCAGCCACAAGACTCCTTACTGTCCCAACAG TGCCCTCACAGTCAGGTAAGCTGCCCCTGATTCGACCGCTGAGCCCAGACAAGGTGTTGCGGGAACAGCCACCCTTGAAGCCTGTGGCCACCAGTGCTATGCTGCCTTTTGACTGCTCTGAGATCAGAGTCTCCCTCGCTGAAGCGCCAGTCATCCTGAGTCAGCCACGCACAGGAAAGGCCGACTACTACGAACTTACCTGGAAACCCCGTCATGATGGAGGAGCCCCAGTGCTGGAGTATGTCATCAAGTACAGAAAG GCTGGAGAATCTCCCGGAGAGTGGACCACTAACACCATTCCAGGCTCCCAGCACAAGCTTACACTGACCAAACTGCAGCCCAACAGCCTGTATGAAGTGGAGATGGCCGCTAAGAACTGCGCTGGACTCGGGCAGCCTGCGATGATGACTTTTAGAACAGGCAAAT GGCGAAGAGGAGGACCCATAGGCCCCCAAAAAACACCAGTGGTGCAACCTCGTCTCTTAC CTCCAGAAGCTCCAGACAGACCTACTGTCTCAATGGCCACAGAGACCTCAGCCTATGTGACGTGGATCCCTCGTGGGAACCGCGGATTCCCCATCCAGTCGTTCCAAGTGGAGTACAAGAAACTGAGGAAAGGCAGTGGAGAGTGGGAGATGGCTGTGGACAACATCCCGCCCTCTCGCCTCTCAGTCGAAATAACAGGCCTGGAGAAAG GAACATCATACAAGTTCAGAGTCTTGGCCGTTAATGTGTTGGGAGCGAGTTCACCAAGCGCTCCCTCTAAAGCCTACACAGTGGTGGGCAGTGGTCCATCAAACCGACGTCCCATTGATGGACCCTACATCACCTACAATGAAGCCATCAATGAGACCACAATCATCCTGAAGTGGACG TACACACCGGTCAATAACACTCCCATTTATGGCTTCTACATCTTCTACCGACCCACCGATAGCGACAATGACAGTGACTACAAAAAAGACGTAGTGGAAG GTGACCAATATTGGCATTCCATCACTGACCTACAGCCTGAGACGGCTTATGACATTAAAATGCAGTGTTTCAACGAAGGAGGCGAGAGTGAGTTCGGAAATGTCGTCATCATGGAAACTAAAG CTCGCCCTCACCAGAGGACCACACCCCCAGAGACGGCCTCGTCCAGGCCCAACCATCCAGGAAACCCTGTTCCCCGGCCTGGTGATCTGCCTTACCTCATTGTGGGCGTTGTTCTCGGagcatttgttttcattattgtgGCCTTCATCCCAATCTGTCTGTGGAGAGTTTGGGCCAAACAAA AACAAACTTTAGACATGCGCTTTCCAACATTGGCAGCTACAGTATCCCCATGCCAGTACACCATGGTACCTCTGCAAGGATTGGCTCTTGGCCGACCCTGTCCTGTAGTCCCCCACCTGACCCCTGCCCACACCGTCTACGCTCCAAAAGGAGAGTACATTCCCAATGGGAAACACACTACACCGCACCTTCCCGGACGCCAG GAGGATGCTGGCTGTGAGTTGGAGTGTGATGCATTGTTGCCTCAGAAACGTCCTAGCCCACAACCACATATCCACAATTACTGTAATGG GGTGCCTGGGTGTCCTGAAGAGGGTTGCTGTGTGCCTGATGATTCCCACCTTCAGGTGCTTAGTTTATCAGATGTTACACAGCCATTTCAGAGTCCTGACTCCATGCAGGTCCATCACTCCCTCACTGAAGCAGTTCAAATGGAAGGGGAGCTCACTGCCG acTTCTCCCTGTTAACAACAGTTGATGCAGGCATAAACCGGTTGCTCCAAGATGCTGAGCAACAGGAAGTGGAAGCAACTCAAAACATGAAACGGCTTGAGGAACAAGGGACACACGATCTAAAAGATGGATGA
- the LOC128013170 gene encoding basic helix-loop-helix domain-containing protein USF3-like, with translation MPEIVQNQTNNPKPPRRKKNKEIHNAVERHRKEKINTGINRIGELLPCSQALKQSKNMILGEAFRYITALKRQNDEMLLNGGEKVQAEEIKRLRHQLEDLRKESAHYIELLKANGINFLDDPTIHWKGKQRCAKVAKVTPTHLMSKGIIVYSSGNSSCPASKFPIPPNPVSHLDNQPANAVTVQPAYDITVGTGQSVGITNGAPVNNVVVSSASSHIPVATLIPAVSKPCLTVLEQYSPLAPATPRLNPPTNYITLQGVCPQPVVSPPVPPQLQTENSIPSLTPVTCPTTPLHHMLSLSSLPQVVISNSVVPVAPSTEIQSVSTILPASSTLLRTSATSSTQTTWTTLQLAGNTVQPVSRALVTDGVSISHNPQQLFVCSTGTKHIEEPASIHLQPQTPVQLQAPAPTCIPVQPSGPRPPQIYSAVVPCPQRAVPQQSSILSVPAVVSQAIVVHQPVETQTEQLTHTHSSVRAQPALLPKPQLNSALMTTCNPTLQPKTPVHPALQCQPHSQPTVVPQAQSAVVPQLHLSVVPQTQPIINPPTQPALVPQPQAATLPVLQTMQLLQLNSEETPVAVTSSPPSNSHVVILQQGGSCPAPQVLREDVTSQTPCQHIVIIQTPTLTPAPQSHHTAIVSTATPTLSSQMTTSNTTCTASMQAAGTKQLVHILPRPSTQLQAQAPQTITVNGQVYVLQPAKSPDKGNSQSGQSVTQILQPACEEPNSNVAMNCLGALTSLSQNISKVSSQSNVQIYSIAPPSYTTVQPLPTCGSEVNTSTETVISSSVPVPSAAAGSAVKILPKKGCGPSGNQTRQSSVRRTKLVKRKEPKPGRSLRRIAVKSKAFVANDTCSELSTAAKGVELVSSLNKETVTQDVNTQRGSVPNSVSSTCSSSAVISVSFSSEKSADSSITPSVNGSIAKPTLAGGKVSKTKAKSDVHLHNNVTVSSISTASSTQGNKVVSTNCGSLSKEIFTTDIGPQLNCSAVSIGLSSQCSSVDTAVTLSVASSKVHVNSSSSVTFCSETTEQNKVSSINVCTSSESRSTESKPSFTESSPPLITVNSAQSNSKGKSVNSDLGKPPFPSDISTPNQQSTVSANSKEGGPVVSIMASQAISETQESVNSSQNPTSFIVPSTSTPGSDASMSTQPLLIQETSRMSDPFKSLQRPPAMNMSMTTSNQGNCADFKRPDSNRNTQTGKDGQSDGASEKGVTEMGAFAQKETVPPQVCTLENDSFDPSLVTNRQTDSPLAGGSGGRGFSVASLLPAGHNISASSNTFGAFTFTSEQAEILAMAARAIFEQDSPGKRTSGCSVENPTSTAATGWDLPKMQPVPSNKDSVSDQQVKLTKQADLPVSETPSQVSARVPPAEPLASSTTGIRLPQSIAYSQSQPSVVTSLNVNNLIRPSSNQPYPGSPNLAQQVSVPSSGGAAVMVTQSSSQVPPTCSQPNEYAPLKNALMRTHVGIGMEHHQKDMPKRSAQDDLILPNKRSKLCPAGNVARVDIKAADHVQMMVSQMPSSTSAVMPRNHSDGVGALFSGNTFMSTVLRPTDGHCSAQVLTHEQTQPSVVHLQQGHTQHNAPQSGQNLVGNPYLKHQQQQEQRHLYQLHHHLTQPESQIHTIHQRNLLQDQHVQKKRGVVRGGQSGPNVGLQKQHHLEKSGVQHQQQQPPQQHQQQQQQHPQQSQQHQQQQQHHQQQQSQQQQQKAQQIQQQQQSHQQQQQMPRPNSHSRHQHLQQQIQQQQHFGARQDKNCEAQQASQRAHQNNHLGQPERSSGQDHGAMQRLMGSRSMEQQQMTSQASNSVSRSSDLACTSSRQERHRLSSYSAEALIGKTPATGEQRMGVHLQAPRSNAQDQSELRGYVDSSRGKGNITHNSQSRLPSDHANNTDTQRIPDCGPFKALVSGHQLSNFEVQVSRSGDMSSKSVPQIQRGPQPQTGFRMGAGPTGDGRSRGTYSGPHPVAQGVHIGAGLTREQEGCHQSFMQSLLASHIPEQNGHQRTAQGCTPGSIEYNCVPGASVGELQAKSSSPNLHPGQKAAPIRLGDNNKGHISQVSANLHGTPVRTGPPHPPTPHSSSDTGRTQGSTRSLSVSQRPHHIGPPDPQSTKMRPGERPRSGNLRPGNPFEPENSLPLPSGGGVILGRTQTGSEARRSSIVRFMADGAQVSSDNNLVSDRCAVSDLTQNFGFPFIAEGGMNPPPPINANASFIPPVTQTSASRTPALLPVEPQNTLPSFYPSYSPAAHPSLPSEIPLQYFSNQMFTSPSTDKSGSAPLSNRFGSILSPPRPVGFAQASFPLLTDITPMPIANSSGITPHLSNFNLTSLFPEIATAMPPDGSSMPMSPLLSLANTTSSDSNKQSNRPAHNISHILGHDGTSAV, from the exons ATGCCGGAGATAGTACAGAATCAAACAAATAATCCAAAACCGCCACG GCGGAAGAAAAACAAGGAGATCCATAATGCAG tggaaagacATCGTAAAGAGAAAATCAATACTGGTATAAATCGGATTGGAGAACTTTTGCCTTGCTCTCAGGCCTTGAAACAG AGTAAAAATATGATTCTGGGAGAGGCCTTTCGTTACATCACTGCGCTAAAGCGACAAAATGATGAAATGCTGCTTAATGGAGGAGAAAAAGTCCAAG CGGAAGAGATAAAGCGCTTACGGCACCAACTGGAAGACCTGCGCAAGGAAAGTGCTCATTATATTGAACTCCTCAAAGCTAATGGCATCAATTTCCTGGATGACCCCACTATACACTGGAAAGGAAAGCAGCGCTGTGCAAAAGTAGCCAAAGTCACTCCAACTCACTTGATGTCAAAGGGAATAATTGTCTACTCCAGTGGCAACAGTTCCTGTCCTGCAAGCAAATTCCCAATTCCACCAAATCCAGTTTCTCATCTTGATAATCAACCAGCAAATGCTGTAACAGTCCAACCTGCATATGATATAACAGTGGGTACAGGCCAGTCTGTTGGTATAACAAACGGAGCACCAGTAAATAATGTTGTAGTCTCCTCTGCATCTTCCCACATACCTGTAGCAACTCTTATTCCTGCTGTGTCAAAGCCATGTCTTACAGTCTTGGAACAGTATTCTCCTCTGGCACCTGCTACTCCAAGATTAAACCCTCCTACTAATTATATTACTCTTCAAGGTGTATGTCCCCAGCCTGTTGTCAGCCCCCCAGTCCCTCCACAACTTCAAACAGAAAACTCAATCCCCAGTCTCACTCCTGTTACCTGTCCGACCACCCCACTTCACCATATGCTTAGCCTGTCTTCACTGCCTCAAGTTGTGATCAGTAACTCAGTGGTTCCTGTTGCTCCATCCACTGAAATTCAATCTGTTAGCACTATATTACCAGCAAGCTCTACCCTTCTTAGAACCAGTGCAACTAGTAGTACTCAGACTACATGGACGACACTACAGCTTGCAGGAAATACAGTGCAACCTGTGTCTCGGGCACTTGTCACAGATGGTGTCAGCATTTCACATAATCCTCAGCAACTTTTTGTATGTTCAACTGGGACCAAACACATTGAGGAGCCCGCTTCTATCCATTTGCAACCACAGACTCCTGTGCAACTCCAAGCCCCAGCACCAACATGCATTCCTGTTCAGCCATCTGGGCCAAGACCTCCTCAGATATATTCAGCAGTTGTGCCATGCCCTCAGAGAGCAGTACCACAACAGTCTTCAATTCTATCAGTGCCAGCCGTTGTATCCCAAGCCATAGTGGTCCATCAGCCTGTTGAAACACAGACAGAACAGTTGACCCATACACACTCATCTGTTCGGGCACAACCTGCATTATTACCAAAACCTCAACTCAACTCCGCTCTGATGACCACCTGCAACCCCACCCTACAACCTAAAACTCCAGTTCATCCTGCTCTGCAATGCCAGCCTCATTCTCAACCTACAGTGGTGCCCCAAGCCCAGTCTGCCGTTGTGCCTCaactgcatctcagtgtggtgCCTCAAACTCAGCCAATCATAAATCCACCAACCCAGCCTGCCCTTGTGCCTCAGCCACAAGCTGCCACACTGCCAGTGTTACAGACAATGCAGTTATTGCAGTTGAATTCTGAGGAAACACCAGTTGCTGTGACCTCCTCTCCTCCAAGTAACTCGCATGTTGTTATTCTGCAACAGGGAGGCTCGTGTCCAGCACCACAGGTTCTCAGAGAGGATGTCACTAGTCAGACACCATGCCAGCACATTGTCATAATTCAGACACCTACTTTGACCCCTGCGCCACAGAGTCATCACACTGCCATTGTGTCAACTGCAACCCCAACATTATCCAGTCAAATGACCACTTCAAACACTACCTGTACAGCTAGCATGCAGGCAGCTGGTACAAAGCAGTTGGTACATATTCTTCCACGGCCCTCGACCCAATTGCAAGCACAAGCACCTCAGACTATAACTGTGAATGGACAAGTTTATGTTCTGCAGCCGGCAAAGTCACCAGATAAGGGAAACTCTCAATCTGGTCAAAGTGTAACTCAGATACTTCAGCCCGCCTGTGAGGAACCCAACTCCAATGTTGCCATGAATTGTTTAGGTGCTCTAACTAGTCTTAGTCAGAACATTTCAAAGGTCTCAAGTCAGAGCAATGTTCAGATATACTCAATTGCTCCACCttcatacactactgtgcaaccTCTTCCGACATGTGGTTCAGAAGTCAACACTTCTACTGAAACTGTTATTTCCTCCTCTGTACCTGTACCCTCAGCTGCTGCTGGCAGTGCAGTTAAAATTCTGCCAAAGAAAGGTTGTGGCCCTTCTGGAAATCAAACCAGACAAAGCTCAGTTAGGAGAACCAAACTGGTGAAACGAAAGGAACCTAAACCTGGGCGAAGTTTGCGTAGAATTGCTGTCAAGAGTAAGGCATTTGTTGCAAATGATACATGTTCTGAGTTATCCACTGCAGCAAAAGGTGTTGAATTGGTTAGTTCTTTAAATAAAGAGACGGTTACTCAGGATGTTAACACGCAGAGAGGATCTGTCCCAAACAGTGTTAGTTCCACATGCAGTAGTTCTGCAGTCATTAGTGTCAGTTTCTCTAGTGAAAAATCAGCAGACAGTTCGATCACGCCTTCAGTAAACGGATCCATTGCCAAGCCCACACTGGCTGGTGGaaaagtttcaaagactaaagcAAAATCTGATGTACACTTGCATAACAATGTTACAGTTAGTAGTATCAGTACTGCAAGTTCTACTCAGGGTAACAAGGTTGTTTCTACAAATTGTGGCAGCTTGAGTAAAGAAATCTTTACTACAGATATTGGACCCCAGCTTAATTGTTCAGCGGTTAGCATTGGCCTCTCGTCACAGTGTAGCTCTGTAGATACTGCTGTAACTTTGTCAGTTGCCTCATCAAAAGTTCATGTTAACTCTTCATCCAGTGTGACATTTTGTAGTGAAACTACTGAGCAGAATAAGGTGAGTAGCATTAATGTTTGCACCAGTAGCGAAAGCAGATCAACAGAATCAAAACCCAGTTTTACCGAGAGTTCCCCTCCACTGATCACTGTAAACTCTGCCCAAAGCAATTCAAAAGGTAAATCTGTTAATTCAGACCTTGGTAAGCCTCCATTTCCAAGTGATATATCCACACCAAATCAACAATCAACTGTCAGTGCTAATTCAAAAGAGGGTGGGCCAGTGGTTTCCATCATGGCAAGTCAGGCCATTTCGGAAACACAAGAGTCAGTCAACTCTTCTCAAAATCCGACATCATTTATTGTGCCCTCAACTTCAACTCCTGGCTCAGATGCTTCTATGTCAACACAGCCTCTTCTGATTCAAGAAACTTCTAGGATGTCGGATCCTTTCAAGTCCCTACAACGACCACCCGCAATGAATATGTCCATGACAACCAGTAACCAAGGGAATTGTGCAGACTTCAAACGGCCTGATTCAAATAGGAACACACAAACTGGGAAGGATGGACAATCTGATGGTGCCTCGGAAAAGGGTGTGACAGAAATGGGTGCTTTTGCTCAAAAAGAGACAGTTCCTCCACAAGTATGTACATTAGAAAATGATTCATTTGATCCTTCACTGGTAACCAATAGACAGACTGATTCGCCTCTTGCAGGAGGTTCAGGTGGCAGAGGGTTTTCTGTTGCATCATTGCTTCCAGCAGGCCACAACATCAGTGCCTCTTCAAATACATTTGGTGCATTTACCTTCACTTCTGAGCAGGCAGAAATATTAGCAATGGCTGCAAGAGCCATATTTGAACAGGACAGTCCAGGAAAGAGAACTTCAGGATGCAGTGTTGAAAACCCAACAAGTACTGCTGCCACAGGATGGGACCTTCCAAAAATGCAGCCTGTCCCTTCTAACAAGGATAGTGTGTCTGACCAGCAGGTTAAACTGACAAAGCAGGCTGATTTACCGGTGTCAGAAACACCATCTCAGGTCTCTGCTCGAGTTCCTCCAGCTGAGCCTTTAGCCAGCAGTACTACTGGCATCAGACTTCCACAGAGCATAGCTTACTCACAGTCTCAGCCTAGTGTTGTCACAAGCCTTAATGTTAATAATCTCATCAGACCAAGCTCTAACCAACCATATCCAGGATCTCCCAATCTTGCACAGCAGGTTTCTGTTCCATCGTCAGGAGGTGCTGCTGTCATGGTGACTCAGTCTTCCTCACAAGTTCCCCCAACCTGTTCTCAACCTAATGAATATGCACCTTTAAAGAATGCTCTGATGCGGACCCATGTTGGTATTGGAATGGAACATCATCAGAAGGATATGCCAAAAAGGTCTGCTCAAGATGACCTTATTCTTCCAAATAAGCGTTCAAAACTGTGCCCAGCAGGGAATGTTGCAAGAGTGGACATCAAGGCTGCAGATCATGTGCAAATGATGGTTAGTCAGATGCCCTCAAGTACTTCTGCAGTTATGCCAAGAAATCACTCTGATGGTGTTGGGGCACTGTTTTCTGGTAATACTTTCATGAGCACTGTGCTCCGCCCTACTGATGGACACTGCTCTGCTCAGGTTCTAACACATGAACAAACTCAGCCAAGTGTGGTGCACCTGCAGCAAGGACACACACAACATAATGCACCGCAATCTGGGCAGAACTTAGTTGGAAACCCCTACctcaaacatcaacaacaacaagaacaaagACACCTTTACCAGCTTCACCATCACCTGACACAACCAGAATCTCAGATCCACACTATTCATCAGAGAAACCTGCTGCAAGACCAGCATGTGCAAAAAAAGAGAGGAGTAGTACGTGGTGGGCAGTCTGGACCAAATGTTGGTTTGCAGAAACAACATCATTTGGAAAAGAGTGGCGTCCAGCATCAGCAACAGCAGCCTCCTCAGCAACAccaacaacagcaacagcagcatCCACAACAATCCCAGCAAcatcagcaacaacaacagcacCATCAGCAGCAGCAatcacagcagcagcaacaaaaaGCACAACAGATTCAACAGCAGCAACAGTCACACCAACAACAGCAACAGATGCCACGACCAAATTCACATTCACGTCATCAGCATCTTCAGCAGCagattcagcagcagcagcactttgGGGCTAGACAGGACAAAAACTGTGAGGCCCAACAGGCAAGTCAGAGAGCACATCAAAACAATCACTTGGGTCAGCCAGAACGTTCATCTGGACAGGATCATGGGGCTATGCAAAGACTAATGGGGTCTCGTTCAATGGAACAGCAGCAGATGACCTCTCAGGCTAGTAATTCTGTTTCGCGTTCTTCGGATCTTGCTTGCACTTCATCACGCCAGGAGCGTCACCGCCTCTCTAGTTACTCAGCAGAAGCGCTGATAGGCAAGACCCCTGCAACTGGTGAACAACGTATGGGCGTGCACCTGCAAGCACCTCGAAGCAACGCACAGGACCAGTCAGAATTGCGAGGCTATGTAGATTCATCACGTGGTAAAGGTAACATTACTCATAATTCTCAGAGCAGGTTACCATCTGACCATGCCAATAACACAGACACCCAAAGAATACCAGATTGTGGACCTTTCAAGGCTCTGGTTAGTGGGCATCAGCTAAGTAACTTTGAAGTGCAAGTGTCTAGAAGTGGTGACATGTCAAGCAAATCTGTACCTCAAATCCAGAGAGGTCCACAGCCACAAACAGGATTTAGAATGGGTGCAGGGCCTACAGGGGATGGCCGTTCACGTGGAACATACTCGGGTCCACATCCTGTTGCACAAGGTGTGCACATTGGAGCAGGATTGACCAGAGAACAGGAGGGATGCCACCAGAGTTTTATGCAAAGCCTTTTGGCATCTCATATCCCTGAACAAAATGGGCACCAAAGGACAGCCCAAGGCTGTACCCCAGGGAGTATAGAATACAACTGCGTTCCTGGGGCCTCTGTTGGAGAACTTCAGGCTAAATCTTCAAGTCCCAATTTGCACCCTGGACAGAAAGCTGCTCCCATACGTCTAGGGGACAACAACAAAGGCCATATTTCCCAGGTCAGTGCAAATTTGCATGGTACACCTGTGAGAACAGGTCCACCCCATCCCCCAACACCACACAGCAGTTCAGACACAGGACGTACTCAAGGCTCAACGAGGTCACTGTCTGTTAGTCAACGCCCCCACCATATTGGTCCACCAGATCCACAAAGCACAAAGATGCGTCCAGGAGAACGACCACGGTCAGGCAACTTGAGACCTGGGAATCCTTTTGAACCAGAAAATTCTTTGCCCCTTCCATCAGGTGGAGGAGTGATCCTTGGCCGTACacaaacaggaagtgaagctAGACGAAGTAGCATTGTGCGTTTCATGGCAGATGGTGCACAGGTCAGCAGTGACAACAATTTAGTGTCTGATCGCTGTGCCGTTTCTGATCTCACGCAGAACTTTGGCTTTCCTTTTATTGCTGAAGGAGGCATGAACCCACCACCTCCTATCAATGCCAATGCATCCTTCATTCCACCAGTCACACAGACGAGTGCCTCTCGCACCCCAGCCCTCCTCCCTGTGGAACCTCAGAACACTTTACCTTCATTTTATCCTTCATATTCCCCTGCAGCTCATCCTAGCCTTCCAAGTGAGATTCCTTTACAGTATTTCTCAAACCAGATGTTTACAAGTCCAAGCACTGACAAAAGTGGCAGTGCACCACTGAGTAACCGCTTTGGTTCTATTCTTTCTCCCCCTCGACCTGTAGGTTTTGCGCAGGCTAGCTTCCCACTTCTCACAGATATAACCCCAATGCCAATTGCAAACTCTTCAGGCATCACACCTCATTTATCCAACTTTAACCTGACCTCTTTGTTTCCTGAAATTGCCACAGCAATGCCTCCGGATGGCTCATCTATGCCAATGTCACCTTTATTGTCACTTGCCAACACTACTTCCTCAGACTCAAATAAACAATCTAATCGCCCAGCCCACAACATCAGTCATATCCTGGGTCATGATGGGACTTCTGCTGTTTAG